One genomic window of Trichlorobacter lovleyi includes the following:
- a CDS encoding YbfB/YjiJ family MFS transporter translates to MAVGVLVLFSCLGLARYAYTMLLPAMQAGLQLSYDRMGLIGTANFSGYLVAVVLSPWLIRRFRPRAVISAGLLLIALCMAGISQSRGFLTVALLYAVTGLGGGLANIPLMALVPCWFRSRTRGRAAGLIIGGNGLAIICAGYLIPLLNRQYAADGWRLAWLLLAAISLLTALVAALWLRNAPAEKGLEPLGPLQPEQHGSMPIPHEQQGDGALLLRLGLLYLAFGATFMVFGTFIVTSMVRESGLSEAQAGHYWSWVGFFSVFSGVGFGSLSDRIGRKQGLALVFLVQSAAYLLAGLKLGAIGLLLAIVLYGSAVFAIPAIMAAAVGDYLGTARAAASFATITIFFAVGQTIGPAVAGLLARSYGSFAPAYLSAAAITCSAALFSLVLPAPHRRDPA, encoded by the coding sequence GTGGCGGTCGGTGTCCTGGTGCTGTTTTCCTGCCTGGGGCTGGCCCGTTACGCCTACACCATGCTGCTGCCTGCCATGCAGGCCGGATTGCAGTTGAGCTATGACCGGATGGGCCTGATCGGCACGGCCAACTTCAGCGGGTATCTGGTCGCCGTGGTGCTGTCTCCCTGGCTGATCCGCCGTTTTCGCCCCCGGGCGGTGATCAGTGCCGGGCTGCTGTTGATCGCACTCTGCATGGCCGGTATCAGTCAATCCCGCGGTTTTCTGACGGTTGCGCTGCTCTATGCGGTTACCGGCCTGGGTGGTGGTCTTGCAAACATTCCCCTCATGGCGCTGGTCCCCTGCTGGTTCCGCAGCCGGACCCGCGGCAGGGCTGCCGGTCTGATCATTGGCGGCAACGGTCTGGCGATTATCTGTGCCGGGTATCTGATTCCGCTGCTTAACCGCCAGTATGCCGCTGACGGCTGGCGTCTGGCCTGGCTGCTGCTGGCAGCCATCTCACTGCTGACCGCCCTGGTTGCTGCCCTGTGGCTGCGTAATGCCCCGGCGGAAAAGGGGCTGGAACCGCTGGGGCCGTTGCAGCCGGAACAGCACGGCAGCATGCCCATTCCCCACGAGCAGCAGGGGGACGGCGCACTGCTGCTCAGGCTGGGGCTTTTGTATCTGGCCTTTGGCGCAACCTTTATGGTCTTCGGCACCTTTATCGTCACCAGTATGGTGCGGGAGTCCGGTTTGAGTGAAGCGCAAGCCGGCCACTACTGGTCGTGGGTGGGCTTCTTCAGCGTCTTTTCCGGGGTCGGTTTTGGCAGCCTGTCTGACCGGATCGGCCGCAAGCAAGGGCTGGCGCTGGTCTTTCTGGTGCAGAGTGCAGCCTACCTGCTGGCCGGACTCAAACTGGGGGCCATTGGCCTGCTGCTTGCCATTGTCCTGTACGGCTCAGCCGTTTTTGCCATACCAGCCATCATGGCTGCTGCTGTGGGTGACTATCTGGGTACAGCCCGGGCTGCCGCTTCATTTGCCACCATTACCATCTTCTTTGCCGTGGGACAGACCATCGGTCCAGCCGTTGCCGGCTTGCTGGCACGTAGCTACGGCAGCTTTGCTCCGGCCTATCTCAGCGCTGCCGCCATCACCTGTTCTGCCGCCCTGTTTTCCCTCGTTTTGCCCGCGCCGCACAGGCGCGATCCCGCTTGA